The Alkalihalobacillus sp. LMS6 genomic interval AAAATGACTAAACCAGCTAAAAATGAAAACGCAATGGCAGCATCTGCAACCGTACAAACGATAAGACCAGCTAGGATCCACAAGTTGGCTTTGTGTGTACGAACGCTGCTTAAAGCTAAATGAACAATAAGAAGCATTGGAACAATTTTAAAGATAACGCTTACAATTTGATTCGACTGGTCACTCATCAGCAAGATATAGACGATGCTCATTAACACAATTAATCCAATTTTCACTTGCACCAGCGCACCTCCTCGCATTGATCAGATTCGCTACCTTCCTTGTTTACGATTCCAATCAACAACTAAACCTAATAGTAAGCCTGCGCCCACATACAACACAAGAGAACCTGTAAATAAACCAAACGACAGCCCTAATGCAAGGCCAATAAACGTCGCGCTTCCTAATCTTCGTCCATACCTCTTTTTTTCGGTCATCGTTCTGCCCATCTCCCTTATTACACGATTTCTCTAGTCTATCATGTCAAAGAAGGACAGAAAAGATTAGCCTAACGCTCTGCTTAGTGATTCAATAGTCTTTCTTTCACTATAATTTATTTAGAATCTTATGAATATATCATTTTTATTCAGAACACGATTGAAAAATCATATTTATAATGCTAACATGAACATATACTCATATAAGGATGGAAAAAACAATGTCTGAACCGAGATATGACTTAGATCAAGAAACACTTTTTATCGTTTCACAGAGTTTTAAAGCATTAAGTGATCCTACCCGGATCCGAATTCTTCATTTATTAGCGAATAAAGAATGCTCTGTTGGCGAAATTGTTGAACATTTAGAGCTTGGACAATCAACCGTATCTCATCAATTAAGATTCCTTAAAAACCTTCGACTAGTAAAATCAAGACGTGCTGGAACCACGATATACAACTCGCCGCAAGACGAACATGTCTTAGATATTTTAGAAAAAACGATTGAACACGCTACACACGACTAAAAGCTGTGTGACGTTGTTTGTTTAATATATGAATAATTGATCATATATAACATTAAGGAGGGAACAACAATGGGACACCACCATGGGCATAATCATCACCACCATTCAACCGGGCAAGCAAACAAAAAGAATTTAGTTTTCGCAATGATTATTATCGGAAGCTGGATGTTCATTCAATTTATTGGAGGTTTATGGACCGGTAGTT includes:
- a CDS encoding metalloregulator ArsR/SmtB family transcription factor, with the protein product MSEPRYDLDQETLFIVSQSFKALSDPTRIRILHLLANKECSVGEIVEHLELGQSTVSHQLRFLKNLRLVKSRRAGTTIYNSPQDEHVLDILEKTIEHATHD